From one Catenuloplanes nepalensis genomic stretch:
- a CDS encoding 2OG-Fe(II) oxygenase family protein, whose amino-acid sequence MSPTGTTTAELLHEGRCTVPLSRPAAAALDDVYAEAQRFFSQAEDVKLAHGSADFNFGYRPYGRQYSVTPDRPDENASFTYWAGDPATVPQHRAPTVTGFLRALHTYWEVVTETAETVLADLAGHYGRTEPLPFRTSSYLEINWYLPDSERDLLQDRHEDGHLFTLATSDGPGLELEIDGQMCTCNREPGTLLVMPGSVLTAMTDRQIPPLYHQVRNYHLPRRTTVLLLVNPPLDRPVAPYAGDPEGFDAASLARHSGSMFGLPPAPVLDAVDRP is encoded by the coding sequence ATGTCCCCTACGGGCACCACGACCGCCGAGTTGCTGCACGAAGGACGCTGCACCGTGCCGCTGTCGCGGCCGGCTGCAGCGGCGCTCGACGACGTGTACGCCGAAGCGCAGCGGTTCTTCAGCCAGGCCGAAGACGTCAAACTCGCCCACGGCAGCGCCGACTTCAACTTCGGCTACCGGCCGTACGGCCGTCAGTATTCCGTCACTCCCGATCGGCCGGACGAGAACGCGTCCTTCACTTACTGGGCCGGCGACCCGGCCACGGTGCCGCAGCACCGGGCGCCCACCGTCACCGGCTTCCTGCGCGCCCTGCACACCTACTGGGAGGTCGTCACCGAGACCGCCGAGACTGTCCTGGCCGACCTGGCCGGCCACTACGGCCGCACCGAGCCGCTGCCGTTCCGCACCTCCTCCTACTTGGAGATCAACTGGTATCTGCCGGACTCCGAACGTGACCTGCTGCAGGACCGCCACGAGGACGGTCACCTGTTCACCCTGGCGACCTCCGACGGCCCCGGCCTGGAACTGGAGATCGACGGTCAGATGTGCACCTGCAACCGGGAGCCGGGAACGCTGCTGGTGATGCCTGGCAGCGTGCTGACCGCCATGACCGACCGGCAGATCCCGCCGCTGTACCACCAGGTCCGCAACTATCACCTGCCACGGCGGACCACGGTGCTGCTGCTGGTCAACCCGCCGCTGGACCGCCCGGTCGCCCCGTACGCCGGGGATCCGGAGGGGTTCGACGCGGCGAGCCTGGCTAGGCACAGCGGGTCGATGTTCGGCCTGCCACCCGCCCCGGTGCTCGACGCCGTCGACCGGCCCTGA
- a CDS encoding urease subunit alpha — MSSFAPYTPVAGPEPGDRIRLADTGLTIRVTGERRRADEQFLAGYAKTFRDGIGSQARLTPQTCDLIVSNVILLDPVLGIRKASIGIRDGRIVAVGQAGNPDTADGVEAVAGTGTTVIPGEGMIATPGVVDTHVHLCSPRVMQAALAAGVTTVVTQNFGPTWGCGVSTPTEARLALQAFDAWPINVAVLARGSSSDTGPLLRALEYGGASGFKVHEDMGAHARALDCALSVAEQHDVQVALHSDTLNEAMFVDETLAVTDGRTLHAFHVEGCGGGHAPDVLRLAGVPHIVGSSTNPGLPYTRDTADEHLHMIATVHRLDPADPECLRLAHDRIRPSTLGAEDVLHDLGVIPITSSDSQAMGRIGETVRRTFAVAAKMRRLDTDPPGDDNDRVLRYLAKLTLNPAIAHGMSHEIGALTPGRLADIVLWQPRYFGAKPHLVLKAGYPAWGATGDANAATETAQPLVLGPQFGAYGATAADLSVVFVSRAAADSAADTLPTRRRRSAVHGTRGIGLAQMIHNDRAAQVRVQPDTATVTLDGSPISSPAAESTALSRLYFL; from the coding sequence ATGAGCTCCTTCGCGCCGTACACCCCGGTCGCCGGGCCCGAGCCCGGCGACCGGATCCGGCTGGCCGACACCGGCCTGACCATCCGGGTCACCGGCGAGCGCCGCCGTGCGGACGAGCAATTCCTCGCCGGCTACGCCAAGACCTTCCGCGACGGCATCGGCTCCCAGGCCCGGCTCACACCGCAGACCTGCGACCTGATCGTCAGCAACGTGATACTGCTCGACCCGGTGCTGGGCATCCGCAAGGCGTCCATCGGCATTCGCGACGGGCGCATCGTCGCGGTCGGGCAGGCCGGTAACCCCGATACCGCCGACGGCGTCGAGGCCGTTGCCGGCACCGGCACCACTGTGATCCCCGGAGAAGGCATGATCGCCACCCCGGGCGTCGTCGACACCCACGTGCACCTGTGCTCACCCCGAGTTATGCAGGCCGCGCTGGCCGCCGGAGTGACCACCGTGGTCACACAGAACTTCGGGCCCACCTGGGGCTGCGGGGTAAGCACACCGACCGAGGCGCGGCTGGCCCTGCAGGCGTTCGACGCCTGGCCGATCAACGTGGCCGTGCTGGCCCGCGGTTCGTCCTCCGATACGGGACCGCTACTGCGCGCCCTGGAGTACGGCGGCGCGTCCGGTTTCAAAGTGCACGAGGACATGGGCGCGCACGCCCGCGCCCTGGACTGCGCACTGAGCGTGGCCGAACAGCACGATGTGCAGGTGGCGTTGCACAGCGACACTCTCAACGAGGCGATGTTCGTCGACGAGACCCTAGCCGTCACCGACGGACGGACCCTGCACGCCTTCCACGTCGAAGGCTGCGGCGGCGGCCACGCCCCCGACGTCCTGCGCCTGGCCGGGGTGCCGCACATCGTCGGCTCCTCGACCAACCCCGGGCTGCCCTACACCCGTGACACCGCCGACGAACACCTGCACATGATCGCCACCGTGCACCGATTGGATCCCGCCGACCCCGAATGCCTGCGCCTGGCCCACGACCGGATCCGGCCCAGCACACTGGGTGCCGAGGACGTCCTGCACGATCTAGGCGTCATCCCGATCACCTCGTCGGACTCGCAGGCCATGGGCCGCATCGGCGAGACCGTGCGGCGCACCTTCGCCGTGGCCGCCAAGATGCGCCGGCTCGATACCGACCCGCCCGGCGACGACAACGACCGTGTCCTGCGCTACCTGGCCAAACTCACCCTGAACCCGGCGATCGCGCACGGCATGAGCCATGAGATCGGGGCGCTGACCCCCGGCCGGCTCGCCGACATCGTGCTGTGGCAGCCCCGCTACTTCGGTGCCAAACCCCACCTGGTACTCAAGGCCGGGTACCCCGCGTGGGGTGCCACCGGTGACGCCAACGCCGCCACCGAAACCGCCCAGCCGCTGGTGCTCGGCCCGCAGTTCGGCGCCTACGGCGCCACCGCAGCGGACCTGTCCGTGGTGTTCGTCAGCCGTGCCGCGGCCGACAGCGCCGCCGACACCCTCCCGACCCGGCGCCGACGGTCGGCCGTACACGGCACCCGCGGCATCGGCCTCGCCCAGATGATCCACAACGATCGGGCGGCGCAGGTCCGGGTCCAGCCGGACACCGCCACTGTCACCCTCGACGGCTCTCCCATCAGCTCACCCGCCGCCGAGAGCACCGCGCTGAGCCGGCTCTATTTCCTGTAA
- a CDS encoding ISAs1 family transposase, with protein MTAGRRRGRDHPVAVVLALATVAGSKGYTAMAGSVEDVPAEVVASLYLRASARPAGRPSRSTIWRVCTDTDADVLDAMIAEWTTTQTSAATGTGMQLRLDGKTVRGAVDADGGQLHLLSALAGPAQPATAAVIVAQAPTDGAKGSESATAQAMPETLDLRGLTVTADALHTVKATGNLIHSCGGQFVLPVEENRQALFDAINALPWADTPIAHHSIDTTDLNFGRFGGCG; from the coding sequence ATGACGGCCGGTCGTCGCAGGGGCCGGGATCATCCGGTCGCGGTCGTTCTCGCGCTGGCGACGGTGGCCGGGTCGAAGGGCTACACCGCGATGGCGGGCTCGGTCGAGGACGTCCCGGCAGAGGTCGTCGCGAGCCTGTATCTACGGGCCTCCGCCCGTCCGGCAGGGCGCCCGTCACGCTCGACGATCTGGCGGGTCTGCACCGACACCGACGCGGATGTTCTCGACGCCATGATCGCCGAATGGACCACCACCCAGACGTCCGCGGCAACGGGGACAGGAATGCAGCTACGCCTGGACGGCAAAACCGTCCGCGGCGCCGTCGATGCTGACGGCGGTCAACTGCATCTGCTGTCCGCTCTCGCCGGCCCGGCACAACCCGCCACGGCTGCCGTCATCGTCGCTCAGGCACCGACCGACGGTGCCAAGGGCAGCGAATCGGCCACCGCCCAGGCCATGCCGGAAACCCTTGACCTGCGCGGGCTCACCGTGACCGCAGATGCGTTACACACCGTCAAGGCCACCGGCAACCTGATCCACTCCTGCGGCGGCCAGTTCGTCCTGCCGGTGGAAGAGAACCGACAGGCACTGTTCGACGCGATCAACGCCCTGCCCTGGGCCGACACCCCGATCGCCCATCACAGCATCGACACCACTGACCTAAACTTTGGCCGTTTTGGTGGTTGTGGGTAG
- a CDS encoding condensation domain-containing protein, with protein sequence MTTTSISSLPVIEAAPLSPGQQRLIAAEFVDPDGAWPPPGTATRMRPLDTGAVLIEGPLEVAALGAALDALSDRQSALRTVLRQLPDGTALQLVLRQGRVPFTRSTLHLADGESLPEGPGLAALAGPGDIDPRQGPLFRAHLVELGDGRHILLLQIHHTVSDGWSISVLYRDLSALYNAAVTGDAPDLPPLPHSFAWFARQMHTERSGDAYARQRRYWRTRLAPPLAPVPVPADPARTHPVDVLPVTVAAPVVAALRVAARSADNRGGVAGAFLAALALVLHHAGAGDDIRIGTMISNRARPDTENLIGYFVNTTVIRLRVTPQTTAGRLVTAGTLAVTEAIENQALPIQDIVQDLRESGALGNGALYDTTVALNTMREGTMRLHGLHCRDLDVEARGPREAPTSIVQRWVLEEIGGQLGGTLTHRTDVLSSGAARAVLHNLGLAMQAVTDRTAVAADILAGFAEIPRKQP encoded by the coding sequence ATGACCACCACTTCGATATCGTCGCTGCCGGTCATCGAAGCGGCCCCGCTATCGCCGGGCCAGCAACGCCTGATCGCCGCCGAGTTCGTCGACCCTGACGGCGCCTGGCCGCCGCCGGGGACCGCGACCCGGATGCGGCCGCTGGACACCGGCGCCGTCCTCATCGAAGGTCCGCTTGAGGTCGCCGCTCTGGGCGCCGCCCTCGATGCCCTCTCCGACCGGCAATCGGCCCTGCGTACCGTGCTGCGGCAACTACCCGACGGCACCGCCTTGCAACTGGTCCTGCGCCAAGGCCGTGTCCCGTTCACCCGCAGCACCCTGCACCTGGCCGACGGCGAGAGCCTGCCCGAAGGCCCTGGCCTGGCCGCCTTGGCCGGCCCGGGTGACATCGACCCGCGCCAAGGCCCGCTGTTTCGCGCCCATCTGGTCGAGTTGGGCGACGGCCGGCACATCCTGCTGCTGCAGATTCACCACACGGTCAGTGACGGCTGGTCCATCTCCGTGCTCTACCGCGACCTGTCGGCCCTCTATAACGCCGCGGTGACCGGCGACGCCCCCGATCTGCCGCCGCTGCCGCACAGCTTCGCCTGGTTCGCCCGCCAGATGCACACCGAGCGATCCGGCGACGCCTACGCGCGGCAGCGGCGCTACTGGCGTACCCGGCTGGCCCCACCGCTGGCGCCCGTGCCCGTGCCCGCCGATCCGGCCCGCACCCACCCGGTCGATGTGCTGCCGGTCACCGTCGCCGCGCCGGTCGTCGCGGCGCTGCGCGTCGCCGCCAGGTCTGCGGACAACCGCGGCGGCGTCGCTGGAGCTTTCCTGGCCGCACTGGCCCTGGTCCTGCACCACGCCGGCGCAGGCGACGACATCCGCATCGGCACCATGATCTCCAACCGGGCCCGGCCCGACACCGAGAACCTCATCGGCTACTTCGTCAACACCACCGTCATCCGCCTGCGGGTCACCCCGCAGACCACCGCCGGGCGGCTGGTCACGGCAGGCACCCTGGCAGTGACCGAGGCGATCGAGAACCAGGCACTGCCGATACAGGACATCGTGCAGGATCTGCGCGAGAGCGGTGCCCTCGGTAACGGGGCGCTGTACGACACCACCGTAGCGCTCAACACCATGCGCGAAGGGACCATGCGCCTACACGGTCTGCACTGCCGTGACCTGGACGTTGAGGCCCGCGGACCCCGCGAAGCGCCGACCTCCATCGTGCAGCGCTGGGTGTTGGAGGAGATCGGCGGGCAACTGGGCGGCACCCTCACCCACCGCACCGACGTGCTGAGCAGCGGCGCGGCCCGGGCGGTCCTGCACAACCTCGGCCTGGCCATGCAGGCGGTCACCGACCGCACCGCCGTGGCCGCCGACATCCTCGCCGGCTTCGCCGAGATCCCCCGGAAACAGCCATGA
- a CDS encoding IS1380 family transposase, which yields MQTTATRPKIMVTGGGRGVVGHAGTRLLTDLADATGLTSAFSDALAGLRQRQRGHDPGRIAVDLAVMLADGGKAIADLAVLRDQQGLFGPVASDPTAWRLLSRLDEPALAVLRAARAQAREVAWAQHAEARGDLPQPAVAGRQVDGLVLDIDATIVACHSEKESATRTWKKTFGFHPLLCFLDNTGEALAGLLREGRAGSNTTADHITVLDQALAQIPDAVRHGTPLLLRSDAAGSTHGFLAHIRSLREQHHDIRFSVGAAITAPVREAILAATDWVPAIDTDGDLRDHAEVCEITGLLDTTGWPDGTRFIVRRERPHPGAQLSLFDTIEGWRHQMVATDTPPGNGSIQHLEARHRAHARVEDRIRTGKNTGFGRFPSRHFAINQAWLELALTGIDLLAWTRTLLLDGDLATAEPKKLRYRLLHVAARLTRTARRTRLAIAADWPWTDALTSAFSRLAALPRPTG from the coding sequence GTGCAGACTACCGCAACACGTCCGAAGATCATGGTGACCGGCGGCGGGCGGGGCGTGGTCGGTCACGCCGGCACCCGGCTGCTCACCGACCTGGCCGACGCGACCGGTCTGACCAGCGCGTTCAGTGATGCCCTCGCCGGGCTGCGGCAGCGGCAGCGCGGGCATGACCCGGGCCGGATAGCCGTCGACCTCGCGGTGATGCTCGCCGACGGCGGGAAGGCCATCGCGGACCTGGCGGTGCTGCGGGACCAGCAGGGGCTGTTCGGGCCGGTCGCGTCCGACCCGACCGCGTGGCGGCTGCTGTCCCGACTCGACGAGCCGGCCCTGGCCGTGCTCCGGGCCGCCCGCGCCCAGGCCCGCGAGGTCGCCTGGGCCCAGCACGCCGAGGCCCGCGGTGACCTGCCCCAACCGGCGGTCGCCGGCCGGCAGGTCGACGGGTTGGTCCTCGACATCGACGCGACCATCGTGGCCTGTCACTCGGAGAAGGAGTCGGCGACCCGGACCTGGAAGAAGACGTTCGGGTTCCATCCGCTGCTGTGTTTCCTGGACAACACCGGTGAAGCCCTCGCCGGTCTGCTGCGGGAGGGCCGGGCCGGGTCGAACACGACCGCCGATCACATCACCGTCCTGGACCAGGCCCTCGCCCAGATCCCCGACGCCGTCCGGCATGGGACCCCGCTCCTGCTGCGCTCGGACGCGGCCGGGTCCACGCACGGCTTCCTGGCCCACATCCGGTCGCTGCGGGAGCAGCACCACGACATCCGGTTCAGCGTCGGCGCCGCGATCACCGCACCCGTCCGGGAAGCGATCCTGGCCGCGACCGACTGGGTCCCGGCCATCGACACCGACGGTGACCTGCGCGACCACGCCGAGGTCTGCGAGATCACCGGCCTGCTCGACACCACCGGCTGGCCGGACGGCACCCGCTTCATCGTCCGCCGGGAACGCCCACACCCCGGCGCCCAACTGTCACTGTTCGACACCATCGAAGGCTGGCGGCATCAGATGGTCGCCACCGATACCCCACCCGGCAACGGCAGCATCCAGCACCTGGAAGCCCGCCACCGCGCCCACGCCCGGGTCGAGGACCGCATCCGGACCGGGAAGAACACCGGCTTCGGCCGATTCCCGTCCCGCCATTTTGCGATCAACCAGGCCTGGCTCGAACTCGCCCTGACCGGCATCGACCTCCTCGCCTGGACCCGCACCCTCCTCCTCGACGGCGACCTCGCCACCGCCGAACCCAAGAAACTGCGCTACCGGCTGCTACACGTCGCCGCCCGACTCACCCGCACCGCCCGCCGGACCCGCCTCGCCATCGCCGCCGACTGGCCCTGGACCGACGCCCTGACCAGCGCATTCAGCCGCCTCGCCGCACTACCCCGACCCACCGGCTGA
- a CDS encoding B12-binding domain-containing radical SAM protein, producing the protein MSRTPHVLLLSGLGPTYYAASSMTGTLLDPDCADQLSRDYFHGLALDDLHYQGPQGPRPLLRRMHTGDPGAYLHLTTWTLESVLTAHHINYTLVPLPQVWPSGTLPKTPECDLVLLSTTFIWNRSSLALLLTAIRQAHPDAPIVLGGQYSNLKVDEILSGFPEVFGIVRGDGEAAVPALVDAVAGLGDFRSVPNLIFRGGDTLARNTFAYVDLDAHPSPVLPGLRPVVPYESMRGCPFSCKFCSFPFASPQWRYKSADKISSDWRVYAREHGTGHIQAYDSTFTVPPRRMRELFDLLPGSGVTWEAFSRANVIKTAVTVEQLLASHCTRLSFGFESMSDDVLTLMHKQVTAGANRRAAELMTAGGLDFRAAFMVGYPGETSEQYRLTHDYLVHDYRGQFLLNVFSLMDETMPVWQDAEALGLRIDDPDNPDFGWTHRGMDVACARQLMSYTLERVRWSSDRAMPLTWQQEFERPLLPHAGPNQNLWAEKLVERLAALPLLHPDPRDARPVLNQLLQQLRGIGVVVLKAGREAMMTTAGA; encoded by the coding sequence ATGTCCCGCACCCCGCATGTCCTGCTGCTGTCCGGCCTAGGCCCGACCTACTACGCGGCCAGCAGCATGACCGGAACCCTGCTCGACCCGGACTGCGCCGACCAGCTGAGCCGTGACTACTTCCACGGGCTCGCCCTCGACGATCTGCACTACCAGGGGCCGCAAGGGCCACGGCCGCTGCTGCGCCGGATGCACACCGGTGATCCGGGCGCCTACCTCCACCTGACCACCTGGACGCTGGAGTCAGTTCTCACCGCACACCACATCAACTACACGCTGGTCCCGCTGCCGCAAGTGTGGCCGAGCGGCACCCTGCCGAAAACCCCCGAGTGCGATCTGGTGCTGTTGTCGACCACGTTCATCTGGAACCGGTCATCACTGGCGCTGCTGCTAACCGCGATCCGGCAGGCTCACCCCGACGCGCCGATCGTGCTCGGAGGCCAGTACAGCAACCTGAAGGTCGATGAAATCCTGTCCGGCTTTCCGGAAGTGTTCGGCATCGTGCGCGGGGACGGTGAAGCCGCCGTCCCGGCTCTGGTCGACGCGGTCGCCGGCCTCGGCGATTTCCGGTCGGTACCGAATCTGATCTTCCGCGGCGGCGACACCCTGGCGCGCAACACCTTCGCGTACGTCGACCTCGACGCTCATCCATCCCCGGTCCTGCCCGGGCTGCGACCGGTCGTGCCCTACGAATCGATGCGCGGCTGCCCGTTCAGCTGCAAATTCTGCTCGTTCCCGTTCGCCAGCCCGCAGTGGCGGTACAAGTCCGCCGACAAGATCAGCAGTGATTGGCGCGTCTACGCCCGAGAGCACGGCACCGGACACATCCAGGCATACGACTCGACGTTCACCGTCCCGCCGCGACGTATGCGCGAGCTGTTCGACCTGCTGCCTGGCTCCGGCGTGACCTGGGAGGCATTCTCTCGGGCCAACGTGATCAAAACGGCGGTCACCGTGGAACAACTGCTGGCCAGCCACTGTACCCGGCTGTCGTTTGGGTTCGAGTCGATGAGCGACGATGTACTCACCCTGATGCACAAGCAGGTGACCGCGGGCGCGAACCGCCGAGCCGCGGAGCTGATGACCGCCGGTGGGCTGGACTTCCGTGCCGCGTTCATGGTCGGCTATCCGGGAGAGACGTCGGAACAGTACCGGCTGACCCACGACTATCTCGTACACGATTACCGGGGACAGTTTCTGCTGAACGTGTTCTCGCTGATGGACGAGACGATGCCGGTCTGGCAGGACGCCGAGGCGCTGGGTTTGCGTATCGACGACCCGGACAACCCGGATTTCGGGTGGACGCATCGCGGCATGGATGTGGCCTGCGCTCGGCAGTTGATGAGCTACACCCTCGAGCGGGTGCGCTGGTCAAGCGATCGCGCGATGCCGCTGACCTGGCAGCAGGAGTTCGAGCGGCCGTTACTGCCGCACGCCGGGCCCAACCAGAACCTCTGGGCCGAGAAACTCGTCGAACGTTTGGCAGCACTGCCGCTGCTCCACCCCGATCCGAGGGACGCACGGCCGGTGCTGAACCAACTACTCCAGCAGTTGCGGGGCATCGGCGTGGTCGTGCTGAAAGCTGGCCGCGAGGCGATGATGACGACGGCGGGTGCGTGA
- the ureB gene encoding urease subunit beta: protein MLLTPTETDRLLLYLATLLARERLQRGLLLNVPEATAMICHAACETARDGGRLSDAVHAARAALRPEQVLPEVPAVLDEIQVEAVFDDGTKLIVVHRPLGPATPGGPGEILPGPAPHDADRTTDRVRTQVVNTGAAAISVTSHYHFFEANRALAFDRPAAFGRRLDLPAGSYLRFEPHISTPVSLIPIRGRRQIIGFAGLVDGPLDEPGARDAAVHHARAAGYLDTTDPAFTWPSGTGPAADEENRT from the coding sequence ATGCTGCTGACCCCCACCGAAACCGATCGGCTGCTGCTCTACCTGGCCACCCTGCTTGCCCGCGAACGGCTACAGCGCGGCCTGCTGCTCAACGTCCCCGAAGCCACCGCCATGATCTGCCACGCCGCCTGCGAGACCGCACGCGACGGCGGCCGCCTCAGTGACGCCGTGCACGCCGCCCGCGCCGCCCTACGCCCCGAGCAGGTCCTGCCCGAGGTCCCGGCCGTCCTCGACGAGATTCAGGTCGAGGCGGTCTTCGACGACGGCACCAAACTGATTGTTGTGCACCGGCCGCTGGGCCCCGCCACCCCCGGCGGGCCCGGTGAGATCCTGCCCGGCCCGGCCCCGCACGACGCCGACCGGACCACCGATCGCGTCCGCACGCAGGTGGTCAACACCGGCGCCGCCGCGATCAGCGTCACCTCGCACTATCACTTCTTCGAGGCCAACCGTGCCCTGGCCTTCGATCGGCCGGCGGCCTTCGGCCGGCGCCTCGACCTGCCAGCCGGCAGCTACCTGCGCTTCGAGCCGCACATCAGCACCCCGGTATCGCTGATCCCGATCCGCGGCCGCCGGCAGATCATCGGCTTCGCCGGTCTGGTCGACGGCCCGCTAGATGAGCCCGGCGCCCGCGACGCCGCCGTCCACCACGCCCGCGCCGCCGGCTACCTGGACACCACCGACCCCGCCTTCACCTGGCCGTCCGGCACCGGACCGGCCGCTGACGAGGAGAACCGCACATGA
- a CDS encoding phosphotransferase, giving the protein MTVPVATDDLRCADARALAIAYGLRLTAARPLPGGLENTHIVLDTTTGSVVATCLHKKNHDQAGAYAIFLQQVAALPALRVPRLRQRLDGGWVTDLRDRPVIVCDHLAGHRPDQLPEPHLHQMGRILADLHRHTTDLTTALTPHLRITPTETETLHAMYAPLGSWARHTWDAVGDVPQRAGHRSFIHSDLFPDNLLLQDGQAPALLDWEDGCRDLSALDLGVAVLGLCSPGRFLPERARLLLTGYRDAHGPGLDLDLIRDAALYAAVLITLRRQRWQATGRLSAEPARSATAMARTGAAVARLWPSACP; this is encoded by the coding sequence ATGACCGTCCCCGTCGCGACCGACGACCTGCGCTGCGCGGACGCGCGGGCCCTGGCCATCGCCTACGGGCTGCGCCTGACCGCCGCCCGGCCGCTGCCCGGAGGCCTGGAGAACACCCACATCGTCCTGGACACCACCACCGGTTCGGTCGTGGCCACGTGCCTGCACAAGAAGAACCATGACCAGGCCGGCGCCTACGCCATTTTCCTGCAGCAGGTGGCCGCCCTACCCGCACTGCGCGTGCCCCGACTGCGCCAGCGCCTCGACGGTGGCTGGGTCACCGACCTGCGCGACCGCCCGGTAATCGTCTGCGACCACCTCGCCGGGCACCGCCCCGACCAGCTACCCGAGCCTCACCTGCATCAGATGGGACGGATCCTGGCTGACCTGCACCGGCACACCACTGATCTGACCACTGCGCTTACCCCGCACCTGCGTATCACCCCCACCGAGACGGAAACTCTGCACGCCATGTACGCCCCGCTCGGGTCGTGGGCTCGGCACACCTGGGATGCCGTCGGCGACGTGCCGCAGCGCGCCGGGCACCGCTCGTTCATCCACAGCGACCTGTTCCCCGACAACCTGCTGCTGCAGGATGGCCAGGCCCCGGCTCTGCTGGATTGGGAGGACGGCTGTCGCGACCTGAGCGCACTCGACCTGGGCGTCGCTGTCCTCGGCCTGTGCAGCCCTGGACGGTTCCTGCCCGAACGGGCCCGGCTGCTGCTAACCGGCTACCGCGACGCGCACGGCCCCGGACTCGACCTGGATCTAATCCGCGACGCCGCCCTGTACGCCGCCGTCCTGATCACCCTGCGCCGGCAACGGTGGCAGGCCACCGGGCGCCTGAGCGCAGAGCCTGCGCGGTCGGCGACGGCGATGGCCCGCACGGGCGCCGCCGTCGCCCGGCTCTGGCCCTCCGCCTGCCCCTGA
- a CDS encoding phosphotransferase: protein MSTTLTAEVSDELTRGLNLVRRHAGLPDGEAHLMRFTINAVYRIGDSVVRLARGEAALRRAATVVAGTALLHQYHVPSIELDSYISQPIAVEDWVATVWRYQPHPPGRPEPVDLAAPLTALHAIIEFPTFLPRWSPVANARRRLARTLTLPAKELAATRIWSALQVGMPLDDLIAHLQARADDLERKLPATRWDLAPGVIHGDAHVGNLLADRLCDFDSLAIGPREWDLVPLAHGVTRFSDALALYEQFVAAYNYDLRTAQAWPLLREIRDLQLTTSVLDNLAGRPEVANTLARRLRTYLDGNASAAWARYR, encoded by the coding sequence GTGTCGACCACGCTGACGGCCGAAGTCTCCGACGAACTCACCCGCGGTCTGAACCTCGTCCGGCGACACGCTGGCCTGCCCGACGGTGAAGCGCACCTCATGCGGTTCACGATCAACGCCGTGTACCGCATCGGCGACAGCGTCGTGCGCCTCGCACGAGGAGAAGCCGCCCTCCGACGCGCCGCCACCGTCGTGGCCGGCACTGCCCTGCTGCACCAGTACCACGTACCCAGCATCGAACTCGACAGTTACATCTCCCAGCCAATCGCCGTCGAAGACTGGGTTGCCACCGTCTGGCGCTACCAGCCGCATCCGCCTGGCAGGCCCGAGCCGGTCGACCTCGCTGCACCTCTTACCGCACTTCACGCGATCATCGAATTTCCAACTTTCCTGCCCCGCTGGTCCCCAGTTGCAAACGCCCGGCGGCGCCTAGCCCGGACTCTCACCCTGCCTGCTAAGGAGTTAGCCGCAACCCGTATATGGTCGGCCCTCCAAGTCGGAATGCCGCTCGACGACCTCATCGCTCACCTGCAGGCCCGCGCCGACGACCTTGAACGAAAGCTGCCTGCCACACGATGGGACCTCGCACCAGGAGTGATCCACGGCGACGCGCACGTGGGAAATCTGCTCGCAGATAGGCTATGCGACTTCGATTCACTGGCGATCGGCCCCCGAGAATGGGACCTTGTCCCTCTCGCTCACGGTGTTACCCGCTTCAGCGACGCGCTAGCCCTTTATGAGCAGTTCGTCGCCGCATACAACTATGATCTCCGCACGGCGCAGGCCTGGCCCTTGCTGCGCGAAATCCGTGATCTGCAACTGACCACCAGCGTGCTTGACAACCTCGCCGGGCGGCCGGAGGTGGCGAACACCCTGGCCCGCCGGTTGCGCACGTATCTCGACGGAAACGCCTCTGCAGCGTGGGCTCGTTATCGGTGA